A stretch of DNA from Microbacterium croceum:
TGGTCGTTCCTGGCCATGGTCATGGTGCCGTTCCACGTCACGCTCATCCCGACGTTCATCCTGATGGCGAACCTCGGCGGCGTCGACACCTACTGGGGACTGATCCTGCCCTCGCTCGCGAACGCGCAGGCCGTGTTCCTGATGCGGCAGTTCATCCAGGGGCTCCCCGACGAGCTGTTCGAGGCGGCGCGCATCGACGGCGCCGGGGAGTTCCGCATCTTCCTGCGGATCGTGCTGCCGCTGTGCAAGCCGATCCTCGCGACTCTCGGGATCTTCGTGTTCCTGTGGCACTGGAACGACTTCCTGTGGCCGCTCATCATCGCGAAGTCCAACTCGATGTTCACACTCACCGTCGGCATCTCGTCGCTGCAGCAGCAGAACGTCCCGCTGAGCACCATGCTCGCCGGATCCGTGGTCGCGCTGCTGCCGATCTTCCTCGCGTACCTCATCGCTCAGCGGTACGTGCAGGAAGGCGTCGCCGGTACCGGGATCAAGGGCTGAGAAGAAGGGAAAGCACGACATGACTCAGCACGAATTCGCCTCCGAGGCGGAGCTCGAAGAAGCTCTCGCCACCCCGAGCCCCGGGCTCGTGGCCGACCTCGCGCGCGGAGCGGGTGACCTTGTGATCCTCGGCGCCGGCGGCAAGATGGGCCCGACGCTGGCGATGCTCGCCCGCCGCGGAATGGATGCCGCAGGCCGTCAGCACGACACGGTCTACGCGGTCTCCCGCTTCGGGGATGCCGCGATCCGCGCGCGCCTCGAGGCCGCGCGGGTCGAGGTCGTCTCGTTCGACCTGATCGAGAACGACGACTTCTCGTCGCTGCCGGATGCCCCGAACGTGGTGTTCATGGTCGGTGCGAAGTTCGGGGCCGCCACCAATGCCTCGTGGGCCTGGGAGGTCAACGCCGCGCTGCCCGACCGTGTGGCCCGACGCTACCGCGACAGTGCGATCTCGGTGCTGTCCACCGGCAACATCTACCCCTTCGTGCCCGCCTCCTCCGGCGGAGCATCCGAAGAGGTCGCCCCCGCCCCCATCGGTGAGTACGCGCAGTCCTGCCTCGGACGCGAGCGTGTCTTCGAGTTCGGTGCCCAGGAGCGTGGCACGAAGGTCGCGATCATCCGCCTGAACTACGCGGTCGACCTGCGCTACGGGGTGCTCGCCGACATCGGCAGCGCCGTGTACGCGGGAGAGCCCGTGTCGGTCGCGACCGCCAACGTCAACGTGATCTGGCAGGGCTATGCGAACGAGGTCGTGCTGCGCAGCCTGGTGCATGCGTCGACCGAGCCGTTCACGATCAACCTCACCGGACCCGAGCTGCTGAGCGTCGAGTCGATCGCACGCCGCTTCGGCACGCTGTTCGACCGAGAGATCACGCTGGTCGATGAGCCGCTGCCGACGGCGCTGCTCAGTGACGCGCGCCGGTGCATGGCGCTGTTCGGCTACCCGTCCGTGCCCGCAGAGTCGCTCATCCGCATGCAGGCCGATTGGATCGCGGGCGGTCTGCCGATGACGGCCAAGCCCACCAAGTGGGCCGTGCGGGATGGGAAGTTCTGATGCCCGTGCCGACCCTGCGCTCTGAAGCTGCGGCCACCCTCGCCCGCGGCACCGTCGTCCCCGCGCATCCGCTCGCGCTCACCCCCGACCGTCGCCTCGACGAGCGTCGGCAGCGCGCGCTCACACGCTACTACCTCGACGCGGGTGCCGGCGGCATCGCGGTCGGGGTGCACACCACGCAGTTCGAGATCCGCGACCCGGAGCATGCGCTGTTCGAACCGGTCCTCGCGCTCGCCGCGGAGGAGATGGATGCCCGCGCCGACGCCGATGTCGTGCGCATCGCCGGGGTCACGGGAGACACGGCACAGGCGGTGGCCGAGGCCGAGCTCGCTCGCGACCTCGGTTACGACGCCGTGCTGCTGAGCCCGCGTGTCGACGGAGCCGATGACGCGGCGCTCCTCGATCGGGCTCGCGCGGTCGGCGAGGTCAGCCCGCTGATCGGCTTCTACCTGCAGACCGCGATCGGCGGCCCCGTGCTCGATCGCGAGTTCTGGCGCGAGTTCGCCTCGATCCCCGCCGTCGTCGCC
This window harbors:
- a CDS encoding carbohydrate ABC transporter permease; protein product: MTALLQPPSAAKTPPVPSPSSRKRRSFRALEPTGWGVAVRWIWLSLAGILSFFPFYAMVVLSLKPGKVVELPGSLLPWTDISFDAYEQVLAGQNILGWLGNTLIYSLVSVVAVLFLSALAGYAFAKKRFRGKEVMFWSFLAMVMVPFHVTLIPTFILMANLGGVDTYWGLILPSLANAQAVFLMRQFIQGLPDELFEAARIDGAGEFRIFLRIVLPLCKPILATLGIFVFLWHWNDFLWPLIIAKSNSMFTLTVGISSLQQQNVPLSTMLAGSVVALLPIFLAYLIAQRYVQEGVAGTGIKG
- a CDS encoding NAD-dependent epimerase/dehydratase family protein — its product is MTQHEFASEAELEEALATPSPGLVADLARGAGDLVILGAGGKMGPTLAMLARRGMDAAGRQHDTVYAVSRFGDAAIRARLEAARVEVVSFDLIENDDFSSLPDAPNVVFMVGAKFGAATNASWAWEVNAALPDRVARRYRDSAISVLSTGNIYPFVPASSGGASEEVAPAPIGEYAQSCLGRERVFEFGAQERGTKVAIIRLNYAVDLRYGVLADIGSAVYAGEPVSVATANVNVIWQGYANEVVLRSLVHASTEPFTINLTGPELLSVESIARRFGTLFDREITLVDEPLPTALLSDARRCMALFGYPSVPAESLIRMQADWIAGGLPMTAKPTKWAVRDGKF